In one window of Palaemon carinicauda isolate YSFRI2023 chromosome 2, ASM3689809v2, whole genome shotgun sequence DNA:
- the LOC137625357 gene encoding uncharacterized protein, with product MSDRDDDKCGRAEYLYLIGFLFFIIFAITAACAQWLAAFIFFILSKLSCCVGRLCVKDSEPEPQPVRLRLIRTRNVRLTRVVVVPTTPGGNNTSIDNNNTDNVFPRELSVEGLTTVDAPPPSYSSTRSQHGFTPAAASAERQQGEESRALKPSNGGLRRYQDPFYVGPGRYESAMSTRPMVRLAPSGAGPAERTRISVISPLRDRLPDTPSRMHSIKGILFHQTSSLHIIFHLI from the exons ATGAGTGACCGGGATGACGATAAG tgtggaCGCGCAGAATACCTATACCTCATCGGATTTCTGTTTTTCATTATATTCGCCATAACCGCTGCGTGTGCTCAGTGGCTCGCCGCGTTTATTTTCT TTATCTTGAGCAAGTTATCTTGCTGCGTCGGCAGATTGTGTGTCAAAGACTCCGAACCAGAACCACAGCCTGTGCGTCTCAGATTGATCCGCACCCGCAATGTAAGGCTTACCCGGGTCGTGGTCGTCCCAACAACACCAGGTGGAAATAACACTTCCATTGACAACAACAACACCGACAACGTCTTCCCCAGGGAGCTTAGCGTTGAAGGACTGACCACAGTAGACGCCCCGCCTCCTTCCTACTCCTCAACGAGGTCTCAGCACGGCTTCACCCCAGCTGCGGCGTCAGCTGAGCGGCAGCAGGGAGAGGAATCCCGCGCCCTCAAGCCGTCGAATGGTGGACTTCGAAGATATCAGGACCCATTTTATGTGGGTCCTGGAAGATATGAATCAGCTATGTCTACAAGGCCTATGGTCAGGCTTGCACCATCTGGAGCTGGGCCAGCGGAAAGAACtagaattag CGTCATCTCTCcactaagggatcggttgcctgatacgccctctcgaATGCATTCTATcaagggcatcctcttccaccagacctcttctctccatatcatctttcaccttatctg A